In Sphingobacteriaceae bacterium, the following proteins share a genomic window:
- a CDS encoding polysaccharide biosynthesis protein, which yields MYGIFKLFWQYNLPRWSILFIDTLICAFALSLAFVIRFDFASIPENDARNLPYDFIVVLGVRLSSFAISKTYKGVVRYTSTRDTIRIFSVVVIGSLLIFALNIISHSVLGYRFIPNSVLIIDALVSLFLMISSRLAVKALYFEIKNPAREKMNVIIYGAGESGIITKRTLDRDAAIKYKVVGFIDDDEKKHGRSMEGVFVYGQNKLEELIKANEVEFVIISIQKISIKKKNHITDICLENNVRVLNVPPAAKWINGELSFNQIKSIRIEDLLEREPIKLDTDKIQSELKNKVILITGAAGSIGSELARQCSKFNPKKIYLLDQSESPLHELDLEFSDKLVKPPYEVIMADVRNYDRMKNVFTTFQPQIVFHAAAYKHVPMMENNPSESILTNVLGTKVLADLAHEHKVERFVFVSTDKAVNPTNVMGASKRIAEIYIQSLGKNSGTKFITTRFGNVLGSNGSVIPRFKKQIEQGGPITITHPEITRYFMTIPEASQLVLEAAAMGKGGEIFVFDMGDSIKIVDLARKMILLVGMKEGKDISIVYTGLRPGEKLYEELLANNENTLPTHHSQILIGKVREYEYNDVKVIIQELIKSFDTQNNELIVQRMKDLVPEYISNNSIFQKLD from the coding sequence ATGTACGGCATATTCAAACTTTTCTGGCAATATAATTTACCCCGCTGGTCGATATTGTTTATTGATACACTTATATGTGCCTTTGCATTGAGTCTTGCTTTTGTTATTCGTTTCGATTTTGCAAGTATTCCTGAAAATGATGCACGCAACCTGCCTTACGATTTTATTGTGGTATTGGGAGTGCGCCTGAGTTCCTTTGCTATTTCAAAAACCTATAAAGGGGTTGTTCGTTATACAAGTACACGCGACACCATTCGTATTTTCTCAGTAGTGGTAATTGGAAGTTTGTTGATTTTTGCTTTAAACATCATTTCTCACTCGGTGCTGGGTTACCGTTTTATCCCCAATTCAGTTCTTATCATCGACGCCTTAGTTTCTTTATTCCTGATGATTAGTTCGCGCCTTGCCGTAAAAGCTTTATACTTTGAAATTAAAAATCCGGCGCGCGAAAAAATGAATGTTATTATTTACGGCGCCGGAGAATCTGGAATTATTACCAAACGCACACTCGATCGCGATGCTGCAATCAAATACAAAGTGGTTGGTTTTATAGATGACGATGAGAAAAAGCATGGTCGCAGCATGGAAGGGGTTTTTGTTTACGGACAAAATAAACTGGAAGAACTGATAAAAGCGAACGAGGTAGAATTCGTAATTATTTCCATTCAAAAAATCTCGATCAAAAAGAAAAATCACATCACGGATATTTGTCTTGAAAATAACGTGCGTGTGTTAAATGTGCCACCTGCTGCCAAATGGATAAACGGTGAATTAAGTTTTAACCAGATTAAAAGTATTCGCATTGAAGATCTTTTAGAACGGGAACCAATTAAGTTAGACACAGATAAAATTCAATCGGAACTCAAAAACAAAGTGATTCTTATTACCGGCGCCGCGGGTAGCATTGGCAGTGAGCTGGCGAGACAGTGTTCGAAATTTAATCCTAAGAAGATTTATTTGCTCGATCAGTCTGAAAGTCCTTTACACGAACTGGACCTTGAATTTTCTGATAAATTGGTCAAACCTCCTTATGAAGTAATTATGGCAGATGTGCGTAATTACGACCGGATGAAAAACGTCTTCACCACTTTTCAGCCACAGATAGTTTTTCATGCCGCCGCATACAAACACGTGCCTATGATGGAGAATAATCCCTCCGAATCTATTCTCACAAATGTTTTAGGCACCAAAGTGCTAGCCGATCTTGCTCACGAACATAAAGTAGAACGTTTTGTTTTTGTTAGTACCGACAAAGCCGTAAATCCAACAAATGTTATGGGCGCCAGCAAAAGGATAGCTGAAATATACATTCAAAGCCTTGGAAAAAATTCTGGCACTAAATTTATCACCACCCGTTTTGGAAATGTTCTGGGCTCTAATGGTTCGGTGATTCCACGTTTTAAAAAACAAATTGAACAGGGCGGACCAATTACCATAACTCATCCGGAAATAACCCGCTACTTTATGACCATTCCTGAAGCGAGTCAACTCGTACTGGAAGCTGCTGCTATGGGTAAAGGTGGAGAAATTTTTGTTTTTGATATGGGCGACTCTATTAAAATTGTAGACCTTGCCCGTAAAATGATTTTGCTGGTTGGCATGAAGGAAGGTAAAGACATTAGTATTGTTTATACAGGATTAAGACCGGGAGAAAAACTTTACGAAGAACTATTGGCCAACAACGAAAACACACTTCCCACGCATCACTCGCAGATCCTTATTGGCAAGGTGCGCGAATACGAATACAATGATGTGAAAGTGATTATACAGGAGTTGATCAAATCTTTTGATACACAAAACAACGAACTCATAGTGCAACGCATGAAAGATCTTGTACCCGAATACATCAGCAATAATTCCATTTTCCAAAAATTAGATTAA
- a CDS encoding alkaline phosphatase — MKTKFLVLSMIIFLLSSTHALAQVNKTTGTGGSLTKPKLVVGIVVDQMRNDYLYRYWNRYGNGGFKRLVNEGYHFKNAHYNYVPTYTGPGHSSIYTGATPRAHGIIGNDWYIKANGKSTYCCEDTAVQTIGSSSKNGKMSPQNQLSSTIGDEMKMSSNQKAKVFAVSLKDRSSILPAGHAANGAFWFDDATGDFISSSWYMKELPQWLQAFNAKKLTKTYLEKGWNTVYPISTYTNSIEDYNRYEGSPVKDSAIFPYQYNKQILKNGWGVIKGMPAGNTLTKDLAIACLVNEKLGKGSETDMLCISFSSTDYVGHYFGLRAIETEDVYLQLDKDLEELLNALDKELGKNNYTIFLTADHGGADVPNELLDNKIPAGYIREKQVIKELKNFLRTNYADTLLFAGMSNEQIFLNDQRIYDFKLNKLEIEERICAFLVRLPGIAEAYSSSSLKNAAYDKNDFRALLQNGFNHKLSGNIALIYQPGWMDHGDKGTSHGTSYNYDTHIPIIFYGNGIKKGESFNYVTITQIAPSVCELLKINQPNSTVAEPLNGYFR; from the coding sequence ATGAAGACGAAATTTTTAGTTCTTAGCATGATTATTTTTTTGCTAAGTAGTACGCATGCACTGGCACAGGTTAATAAAACAACTGGCACTGGCGGATCGCTTACAAAACCTAAACTGGTTGTTGGTATCGTTGTAGACCAAATGCGTAATGATTATTTATACAGGTATTGGAACCGCTATGGAAATGGTGGTTTTAAAAGACTTGTAAACGAAGGTTACCATTTCAAAAATGCGCATTACAACTATGTTCCAACTTATACAGGTCCGGGACACAGCAGTATCTACACAGGTGCTACTCCCCGCGCGCATGGTATTATTGGCAACGATTGGTACATAAAAGCGAACGGAAAATCTACTTACTGTTGCGAAGACACGGCTGTGCAAACCATTGGATCTTCCAGTAAGAATGGAAAAATGTCTCCCCAAAATCAATTGAGTTCCACTATTGGTGATGAGATGAAAATGAGCAGCAATCAAAAAGCAAAAGTATTTGCAGTTTCTTTAAAGGACAGAAGCTCTATTCTTCCTGCCGGGCACGCCGCTAACGGAGCCTTCTGGTTTGATGACGCTACCGGAGATTTTATTTCGTCAAGCTGGTATATGAAAGAATTACCCCAATGGCTGCAGGCATTCAATGCAAAAAAACTCACCAAAACTTATTTAGAAAAAGGATGGAACACCGTGTATCCTATTTCCACATATACTAATTCCATAGAAGACTATAACCGCTACGAAGGTTCGCCTGTAAAGGATTCAGCGATCTTTCCCTATCAGTACAACAAACAAATTTTAAAAAACGGCTGGGGCGTAATTAAAGGCATGCCAGCCGGAAATACTTTAACGAAAGACCTCGCTATTGCATGTCTTGTAAACGAAAAATTAGGTAAGGGTTCTGAAACCGATATGCTTTGTATTAGTTTTTCGAGTACCGATTATGTAGGACATTATTTTGGTTTGCGCGCTATTGAAACGGAAGACGTTTACCTTCAGCTGGACAAAGATTTAGAAGAACTGCTGAATGCTTTAGATAAAGAACTTGGAAAAAACAATTACACCATTTTCTTAACTGCCGACCACGGTGGTGCAGATGTTCCTAATGAATTATTGGATAATAAAATTCCTGCGGGTTATATCAGGGAAAAACAAGTTATTAAAGAACTTAAGAATTTTTTAAGAACAAACTATGCCGATACTTTGTTATTTGCCGGTATGAGCAACGAACAAATCTTTTTAAACGATCAAAGAATTTACGACTTTAAATTAAACAAGCTGGAAATTGAAGAACGCATTTGCGCTTTCCTGGTAAGGCTACCCGGAATTGCAGAAGCCTATTCCTCCTCCTCTCTAAAAAATGCTGCTTATGATAAAAACGACTTCCGCGCGCTGCTGCAAAATGGATTCAATCATAAACTAAGCGGCAACATAGCACTTATTTATCAGCCCGGCTGGATGGATCATGGCGATAAAGGCACGAGCCATGGCACTTCCTACAATTACGACACACACATTCCAATTATCTTTTATGGAAACGGAATTAAAAAAGGAGAGAGTTTCAATTACGTCACCATCACACAAATTGCTCCAAGCGTTTGTGAACTTTTAAAAATAAACCAACCTAATTCAACCGTTGCCGAACCACTCAATGGGTATTTTAGATGA
- a CDS encoding serine hydrolase — MIKKGLTLFFTLWLFQSCHVGRFFLYNMADVRDYKKFPKTELHKSATPFFFKDVSQLNFAKLPKTVKGKRKTISFENAVKKTGTVAFIVIRNDSILYQWYRPGKQRSDITTTFSMSKSFISALVGIAIDEGYIKSVNDPITNYLDFLDKNDPIGFDKVTIQNVLDMRSGIHFGENYFNPFGDIAKYYYGNHLKKYLKHLRMETEPGKKFKYISLNTQLLGLILEKATGKSLTTYLQEKLWDPLGMEFDASWSIDSKKNKTEKAFCCINGRAIDYAKLGRLYINKGKWNGKTLLSENWIRETTTFTQRKNNFVYSNHWWHTRDYLLSQDSVKIKQPYYIDPYANVPNSYIVKPSGDFFAQGLFGQYLYVYPEKNIIIVRVAKREGWKVLWPELFKEIARRN; from the coding sequence ATGATTAAAAAAGGCTTAACATTGTTTTTTACTCTTTGGTTGTTTCAATCCTGTCACGTAGGGAGATTTTTTCTTTACAACATGGCGGATGTTCGCGACTATAAAAAATTTCCCAAAACCGAACTGCATAAGTCCGCAACACCTTTCTTTTTTAAAGATGTAAGTCAACTCAACTTCGCGAAGCTTCCAAAAACAGTGAAAGGCAAACGCAAAACCATTTCTTTTGAAAATGCTGTTAAGAAGACAGGAACCGTTGCCTTTATTGTGATCCGTAACGACAGTATTCTTTACCAATGGTATCGTCCGGGCAAACAACGATCAGACATCACTACTACTTTCTCCATGTCAAAATCTTTTATTTCAGCTTTAGTAGGTATCGCGATTGATGAAGGCTATATTAAAAGCGTAAATGATCCCATCACCAATTACCTCGATTTTCTCGATAAAAACGATCCAATAGGTTTTGATAAAGTGACTATACAAAATGTTTTGGACATGCGCTCCGGAATTCATTTCGGAGAAAATTATTTTAATCCCTTTGGTGACATTGCAAAATATTATTATGGCAACCACCTTAAAAAATACCTCAAGCATTTAAGAATGGAAACTGAGCCCGGCAAAAAATTCAAATACATTAGCCTGAACACCCAACTGCTCGGTTTAATCCTCGAAAAAGCCACAGGAAAATCACTCACCACTTACTTGCAGGAAAAACTATGGGACCCCTTAGGAATGGAGTTTGATGCCAGCTGGAGCATTGACAGTAAAAAAAATAAAACCGAAAAAGCTTTTTGTTGCATTAACGGAAGAGCCATTGATTATGCCAAACTCGGCAGACTGTATATAAACAAAGGAAAATGGAACGGTAAAACACTCCTCTCTGAAAACTGGATTCGCGAAACCACTACATTCACCCAACGAAAAAATAATTTTGTTTACTCGAACCATTGGTGGCATACAAGAGATTATCTTCTTTCCCAGGACAGTGTTAAGATTAAACAACCCTACTACATTGATCCCTATGCCAATGTACCAAACTCTTACATCGTAAAACCCTCCGGAGATTTTTTTGCCCAGGGACTTTTTGGCCAATACCTTTACGTTTATCCCGAAAAAAATATAATCATTGTACGCGTTGCTAAGCGCGAAGGCTGGAAAGTTTTATGGCCTGAATTGTTTAAAGAGATTGCACGGAGGAATTAA